The following proteins are encoded in a genomic region of Zea mays cultivar B73 chromosome 9, Zm-B73-REFERENCE-NAM-5.0, whole genome shotgun sequence:
- the LOC118473426 gene encoding uncharacterized protein, whose translation LFLCTLRFLHIINYSFNITHFSILAYAESPTHLCVSVRDYYCYKFQIRPGVFNPILHGKRLFQQFAVDTYIKIESSRLDFIRKNQDRLRADLYQGLVDSMLDGDIRAEKVGKRTVLSTSFIGGPRDMKRRYMDAMALVRKFGKPDIFLTMTCNPNWDEIRRELLPGQTPQDRPDLVVRVFHAKLQELKHRLTKQDILGKVRAYVYVVEFQKRGLPHAHFLLIMQRKYKLTCPEQYDLLISAEIPHNKYPELRKMVIKHMMHGPCGSLNPNCPCTKGHVSCKNHYPRPFSDTTLQGKDSYPIYRRRDDGRKEKVRGCELDNRWVVPYNPYLLRLFNCHINVEACGSIKAVKYLFKYIYKGHDRASVVMRDASKADDDVDEIKQYRDARWVTPPEALWRIYGFELSQNSPPVMQLQLHLPNMHMVAFHERQMVERVVNRPGADRSMLTAYFEANRLHEGARGILYRDFPEWYTWQSGKGKVWQRRKRDTGGQVGRIVSAHPAEGERYYLRVLLNHVTCATSYVDLRTVDGVPLPTFREAAERRGLLESDNTLDDCLTERALFQMPSALRRLFATILVYCEPSDVAVLWQNHLDVMSEDYQHRSQGKTHVEQMVLIDIRNMLQSMGKDIKTFPLPPIIDAYDDAIGTAREVYEEESIEPAVGDVALKDSLNEEQRVAYDKILSAVDTDKGGLFFVDGPGGTGKTYLYRVLLATLRSQGKIAVATATSGVAASIMPGGRTAHSRFKIPLTIDDGAVCSFTKQSGTAELLRKASLIIWDEASMTKRQAVEALDNSMRDIMGRPELPFGGKTIVFGGDFRQVLPVVRKGSRAQVVASSLRMSYLWESMSHLKLVSNMRAKNDPWFAEYLLRVGGGTEDTNSDGDICLPDEVCVPYSGSDNDLDNLIDFVFPNLNENMSDSTYITSRAILSTRNDWVDMINAKMIDRFQGEHMLYHSFDSAMDDPHNYYPPEFLNTLTPNGLPPHVLKLKIGCPIILLRNIDPANGLCNGTRLVIRGFQRNSIDAEIVLGQHAGKRIFLPRIPLCPSDEEMFPFQFKRKQFPVRLSFAMTVNKAQGQTIPNVGVYLPEPVFSHGQLYVALSRAIARSNIKILAIPTVDGKKRSRKGLRKNPTVDCGTCTKNIVYKEVLTN comes from the coding sequence TTGTTTCTTTGTACTTTGCGATTTTTGCACATTATTAACTATTCTTTCAACATCACTCACTTTTCAATCCTTGCGTATGCAGAATCTCCTACCCATTTATGTGTGTCCGTACGTGACTACTACTGCTACAAATTCCAGATTCGTCCCGGGGTATTTAATCCAATACTTCATGGAAAGCGGCTTTTCCAGCAGTTCGCTGTCGACACGTACATCAAGATTGAGAGCTCTCGTTTAGATTTCATACGTAAGAATCAGGATCGTTTAAGGGCAGACCTATACCAGGGCTTGGTGGATAGCATGTTAGATGGAGATATCAGAGCAGAAAAGGTTGGGAAGCGAACTGTGCTGTCTACGTCATTTATTGGTGGTCCTCGTGACATGAAACGtcggtatatggatgctatggctctggtgcggaagtttggtaaaccggacatctttcttaccatgacatgtaacccCAACTGGGATGAGATAAGGAGAGAGCTTCTCCCTGGGCAAACACCACAAGATCGTCCCgatcttgtagtgcgtgtcttTCATGCGAAGCTACAGGAGTTAAAGCATAGGCTGACTAAACAGGATATTCTCGGTAAGGTCCGGGCCTACGTCTATGTCGTGGAGTTTCAAAAGCGGGGTTTGCCACATGCCCATTTTCTACTCATCATGCAGAGGAAGTACAAGCTAACGTGCCCTGAGCAGTATGACCTTTTGATCTCAGCCGAGATCCCACAcaacaagtaccctgaactacgaaagatggttatcaagcatatgatgcatggcccgtgtgggtcgttaaaccctaactgcccatgcactaagggCCATGTATCGTGCAAGAATCATTACCCCCGGCCTTTCAGTGACACAACCTTGCAAGGGAAGGACTCATACCCGATTTACAGACGTCGTGATGATGGGCGTAAGGAAAAGGTTCGAGGGTGCGAAttggacaatagatgggttgtcccttacaacccttacctccttcgtctcttcaactgtcacatcaatgttgaggcgtgcgggagcatcaaggctgttaaataccttttcaagtacatatacaaaggccatgatcgtgcgtctgttgttatgagagatgcgagcaaggcagatgatgatgtagatgagatcaagcagtacagagatgcaaggtgggtgactcctccagAAGCGTTATGGAGGATATACGGCTTTGAGCTTAGTCAGAACTCTCCACCTGTGATGCAATTGCAActccatcttccaaacatgcacatggtggCGTTTCACGAACGACAAATGGTCGAGCGAGTCGTCAACCGTCCAGGTGCTGATAGGTCAATGCTCACGGCATATTTTGAAGCGAATAGGCTACATGAGGGGGCTCGTGGCATCCTATATCGTGACTTccctgagtggtacacttggCAAAGTGGTAAGGGCAAAGTATGGCAACGGAGGAAGCGTGATACGGGTGGACAAGTCGGTAGAATAGTCTCTGCTCATCCCGCTGAGGGGGAGCGCTACTATCTCCGTGTTCTCCTAAACCATGTGACTTGTGCCACCTCCTATGTGGATCTAAGGACAGTAGATGGTGTCCCGCTACCAACTTTTCGTGAGGCAGCAGAGAGAAGGGGACTGCTTGAGTCGGACAACACACTGGATGACTGTCTCACTGAACGTGCTCTTTTCCAGATGCCATCGGCGCTGCGACGACTTTTTGCCACAATACTGGTGTACTGTGAGCCAAGCGACGTGGCGGTACTCTGGCAGAATCACCTAGATGTTATGTCAGAGGACTATCAACACAGGAGTCAGGGTAAAACTCATGTTGAGCAGATGGTATTGATTGACATTAGGAACATGCTGCAGTCAATGGGAAaggacataaagacattccctctTCCTCCTATCATCGACGCATATGACGATGCTATTGGTACTGCTAGGGAGGTCTACGAGGAGGAAAGTATCGAACCAGCAGTGGGAGATGTGGCTCTCAAAGACTCTCTTAACGAGGAACAGAGGGTCGCCTATGATAAGATTCTATCTGCCGTGGACACTGATAAGGGCGGATTGttctttgtggatggacctgGTGGCACCGGGAAGACTTATCTATATAGAGTGCTGCTCGCGACGCTACGCAGCCAGGGCAAGATTGCAGTGGCAACAGCTACATCTGGCGTTGCGGCTTCCATAATGCCTGGAGGAAGAACCGCCCATTCACGCTTCAAAATACCTCTCACTATTGACGATGGCGCTGTATGTAGCTTCACGAAGCAGAGTGGAACCGCAGAGTTGCTACGGAAAGCATCTCTCATTATCTGGGACGAGGCTTCTATGACCAAGAGACAAGCCGTTGAGGCACTGGACAATAGCATGCGCGATATAATGGGTCGGCCCGAACTACCATTCGGTGGTAAAACCATTGTCTTCGGTGGGGATTTCAGACAAGTCTTGCCTGTTGTTCGTAAAGGGTCAAGGGCTCAAGTGGTCGCTTCTTCGCTACGGATGTCTTACCTATGGGAGTCCATGTCCCACTTAAAGCTTGTTAGCAATATGAGGGCAAAAAATGACCCTTGGTTTGCGGAGTATTTGCTGCGCGTAGGCGGTGGAACTGAGGACACAAATAGTGACGGCGACATCTGTCTTCCTGACGAGGTATGTGTGCCTTATAGTGGGAGTGACAACGATCTTGACAACCTAATAGACTTCGTTTTCCCAAATCTCAACGAAAATATGTCTGATTCGACCTACATCACTTCAAGGGCGATACTGTCAACGCGGAACGactgggtggatatgataaatgCTAAGATGATCGATCGTTTTCAAGGGGAGCATATGTTGTACCATAGTTTCGATAGCGCCATGGATGATCCTCATAACTACTACCCTCCTGAGTTCCTAAACACACTGACGCCTAATGGGCTGCCACCACATGTTTTGAAGCTCAAGATTGGATGCCCTATTATATTGCTTCGGAATATAGACCCTGCGaatggactttgcaatggcacCAGACTGGTCATTCGTGGTTTCCAAAGAAATAGCATTGACGCAGAAATTGTACTGGGTCAGCACGCTGGAAAACGGATTTTCTTGCCGCGTATACCTCTGTGTCCCTCCGATGaagagatgttccctttccagttcaaaagaaagcagtttcctgtacggcttagctttgcaatgactgttaacaaagcacagggtcagactattcccaatgttggtgtgtacttgcccgaaccagtgttctctcatggccaACTATATGTTGCTCTATCTAGAGCGATAGCCCGATCGAACATAAAGATCCTTGCCATCCCAACCGTCGATGGGAAGAAGAGGTCGAGGAAGGGTCTAAGAAAGAACCCTACAGTAGATTGTGGGACATGCACCAAAAACATCGTATACAAGGAGGTCCTAACAAACTAG
- the LOC103639680 gene encoding uncharacterized protein isoform X2 translates to MEHNADRTPLIDISNTSVTGDQIGSNSLGPIDDANERKRQRDRERYATMSIEQKNEKNRKRREARQRNKGLPLKSESSRGPIKNTPLAGNSIERKRQRDRERRATMSVEQRNEYNNKRRQMRQRNKGQNVMPDVSGDGDKKENVDPDDDSDWLHRNETFQSNDYVATTDLLPPGSVHESVGVIGEPSIGVREYRLERLRLYNQTPKRKEAKIEYMRKRRVLQADTLNVASIAMEDPTYTPEVVHPATEPSTVTTCDWVIPEFIRTPFLPAQTQTEDVGSFDMSTEAIRHKHHVPRGERQAILARRNKQFQASIARNVTTLNGDTIGDANNNAQCSVPCQAATLPTNGSEGITEQGNEVEHTQEKPTVISNDDDDDDEAVIFEEDDDNDEGYIFAGQYEETDEDIEIDGTQDESTGTDVPDPYDKVYSNLPEETHMLKPVPDCGYCTAKKFEYEPPGFCCRGGKVELAPLDTPPQLRRLWDSADSDAKHFRDNIRFFNGHFSFTSLYCCLDSMTTNVRDSGIYTFRAQGMMYHNIKSFGKEGGSEHKHLELYFYDDDPSLEHRYRKCREEQLQKDKDVIKQIVGILHGNPYSEHLRSMGHVENLDDYHIALNLDQTLNQKTYNTPLTSEVAAVWIEGSERRGQFSKSVMLHGKDRSSHGIRSYHGCYDALSYPLFFPKGELGWHANIPKVGVSMDEVDAYRATHRANNSNDEDAG, encoded by the exons ATGGAGCATAATGCTGATCGCACACCATTAATAGACATCTCAAACACAAGCGTTacag GTGATCAAATAGGATCAAACTCGCTTGGACCAATAGACGATGCTAATGAACGTAAGAGGCAAAGGGATAGAGAAAGATATGCCACGATGTCCATTGAACaaaagaatgagaaaaataggAAGCGCCGTGAAGCACGTCAACGAAACAAAGGACTACCCCTAAAGTCTGAGTCATCTAGAG GTCCTATTAAAAACACTCCATTGGCTGGTAATTCTATCGAACGAAAGAGGCAAAGGGATAGAGAAAGGCGTGCAACAATGTCGGTTGAACAAAGGAATGAGTACAATAACAAGCGTCGTCAAATGCGTCAACGAAATAAGGGACAAAATGTGATGCCCGATGTTTCAGGAG ATGGCGACAAAAAAGAAAATGTGGATCCAGATGATGATAGCGACTGGCTGCATCGGAACGAGACATTCCAGTCAAACGACTATGTCGCAACGACAGACCTTCTGCCACCAG GCAGTGTGCATGAATCTGTTGGTGTCATTGGGGAACCGAGTATCGGCGTTAGGGAGTATAGGCTTGAACGCCTTAGGTTGTATAATCAGACACCAAAGCGAAAAGAGGCAAAGATAGAGTACATGAGAAAACGTAGAGTGCTACAGGCTGACACTCTGAATGTTGCGTCCATCGCCATGGAGGACCCAACATATACCCCTGAGGTTGTGCACCCTGCAACGGAACCTTCAACAGTTACCACCTGCGACTGGGTTATCCCTGAATTCATTAGGACACCTTTCCTACCAGCTCAAACACAGACCGAGGATGTCGGTTCATTCGATATGTCTACTGAAGCAATAAGACATAAACATCATGTGCCGCGTGGGGAAAGACAAGCTATCTTAGCCCGTCGAAACAAACAATTTCAAGCATCCATTGCAAGGAACGTGACTACTTTGAATGGGGATACTATCGGTGACGCCAACAACAATG CACAATGTAGCGTTCCATGCCAAGCCGCTACCTTGCCAACAAATGGAAGTGAAGGCATAACCGAACAAGGAAATGAGGTGGAGCATACACAAGAGAAGCCAACGGTCATTTCCAATG atgatgatgatgatgatgaggctGTCATATTCGAAGAAGATGATGACAACGACGAGGGATACATATTCGCTGGCCAAT ACGAGGAGACTGACGAGGACATCGAAATCGATGGTACTCAGGATGAATCTACTGGCACTGATGTGCCTGACCCGTACGACAAGGTATACAGTAACCTCCCTGAAGAAACACATATGCTGAAGCCTGTTCCTGACTGCGGTTATTGCACTGCGAAGAAGTTTGAGTACGAGCCACCTGGGTTTTGCTGTCGTGGTgggaaggttgagctagcacCACTCGATACCCCTCCCCAGCTCAGGAGGTTGTGGGATAGTGCAGACTCTGATGCTAAGCACTTTCgtgataacattaggttttttaatggccatttctctttcacttcCCTATACTGTTGCCTCGATAGTATGACAACTAATGTGCGAGATTCTGGTATATACACGTTCCGGGCACAAGGCATGATGTACCACAATATCAAGTCATTCGGTAAGGAAGGTGGGTCGGAGCATAAACATCTAGAGCTTTACTTTTACGATGACGATCCCAGTCTCGAGCATCGGTACCGTAAGTGTCGTGAAGAACAGCTTCAGAAAGACAAAGATGTTATTAAACAGATAGTTGGCATACTCCATGGAAACCCGTACTCCGAGCACCTTAGGAGCATGGGCCATGTTGAGAACCTTGATGACTATCATATCGCATTGAACCTTGACCAGACTTTGAACCAGAAGACATATAACACGCCTCTCACTTCGGAGGTGGCCGCTGTATGGATCGAGGGGAGCGAACGGCGAGGCCAGTTCAGCAAGAGTGTTATGTTACATgggaaggataggtcaagccacggCATCCGCTCATACCATGGATGCTACGATGCACTATCGTATCCACTGTTCTTCCctaaaggtgaacttggatggcatgcaaATATCCCAAAGGTTGGTGTATCCATGGATGAAGTGGATGCATACCGTGCGACACATAGGGCAAATAATTCAAACGATGAAGATGCAGGTTAG
- the LOC103639680 gene encoding uncharacterized protein isoform X1 yields MEHNADRTPLIDISNTSVTGDQIGSNSLGPIDDANERKRQRDRERYATMSIEQKNEKNRKRREARQRNKGLPLKSESSRGPIKNTPLAGNSIERKRQRDRERRATMSVEQRNEYNNKRRQMRQRNKGQNVMPDVSGDGDKKENVDPDDDSDWLHRNETFQSNDYVATTDLLPPGSVHESVGVIGEPSIGVREYRLERLRLYNQTPKRKEAKIEYMRKRRVLQADTLNVASIAMEDPTYTPEVVHPATEPSTVTTCDWVIPEFIRTPFLPAQTQTEDVGSFDMSTEAIRHKHHVPRGERQAILARRNKQFQASIARNVTTLNGDTIGDANNNAQCSVPCQAATLPTNGSEGITEQGNEVEHTQEKPTVISNDDDDDDEAVIFEEDDDNDEGYIFAGQCTYVNFYYDYDTKAYINTHVLVVVFQKISDEETDEDIEIDGTQDESTGTDVPDPYDKVYSNLPEETHMLKPVPDCGYCTAKKFEYEPPGFCCRGGKVELAPLDTPPQLRRLWDSADSDAKHFRDNIRFFNGHFSFTSLYCCLDSMTTNVRDSGIYTFRAQGMMYHNIKSFGKEGGSEHKHLELYFYDDDPSLEHRYRKCREEQLQKDKDVIKQIVGILHGNPYSEHLRSMGHVENLDDYHIALNLDQTLNQKTYNTPLTSEVAAVWIEGSERRGQFSKSVMLHGKDRSSHGIRSYHGCYDALSYPLFFPKGELGWHANIPKVGVSMDEVDAYRATHRANNSNDEDAG; encoded by the exons ATGGAGCATAATGCTGATCGCACACCATTAATAGACATCTCAAACACAAGCGTTacag GTGATCAAATAGGATCAAACTCGCTTGGACCAATAGACGATGCTAATGAACGTAAGAGGCAAAGGGATAGAGAAAGATATGCCACGATGTCCATTGAACaaaagaatgagaaaaataggAAGCGCCGTGAAGCACGTCAACGAAACAAAGGACTACCCCTAAAGTCTGAGTCATCTAGAG GTCCTATTAAAAACACTCCATTGGCTGGTAATTCTATCGAACGAAAGAGGCAAAGGGATAGAGAAAGGCGTGCAACAATGTCGGTTGAACAAAGGAATGAGTACAATAACAAGCGTCGTCAAATGCGTCAACGAAATAAGGGACAAAATGTGATGCCCGATGTTTCAGGAG ATGGCGACAAAAAAGAAAATGTGGATCCAGATGATGATAGCGACTGGCTGCATCGGAACGAGACATTCCAGTCAAACGACTATGTCGCAACGACAGACCTTCTGCCACCAG GCAGTGTGCATGAATCTGTTGGTGTCATTGGGGAACCGAGTATCGGCGTTAGGGAGTATAGGCTTGAACGCCTTAGGTTGTATAATCAGACACCAAAGCGAAAAGAGGCAAAGATAGAGTACATGAGAAAACGTAGAGTGCTACAGGCTGACACTCTGAATGTTGCGTCCATCGCCATGGAGGACCCAACATATACCCCTGAGGTTGTGCACCCTGCAACGGAACCTTCAACAGTTACCACCTGCGACTGGGTTATCCCTGAATTCATTAGGACACCTTTCCTACCAGCTCAAACACAGACCGAGGATGTCGGTTCATTCGATATGTCTACTGAAGCAATAAGACATAAACATCATGTGCCGCGTGGGGAAAGACAAGCTATCTTAGCCCGTCGAAACAAACAATTTCAAGCATCCATTGCAAGGAACGTGACTACTTTGAATGGGGATACTATCGGTGACGCCAACAACAATG CACAATGTAGCGTTCCATGCCAAGCCGCTACCTTGCCAACAAATGGAAGTGAAGGCATAACCGAACAAGGAAATGAGGTGGAGCATACACAAGAGAAGCCAACGGTCATTTCCAATG atgatgatgatgatgatgaggctGTCATATTCGAAGAAGATGATGACAACGACGAGGGATACATATTCGCTGGCCAATGTACTTATGTCaatttttattatgattatgatacCAAGGCTTATATAAATACACATGTCTTAGTCGTTGTTTTCCAAAAAATATCAGACGAGGAGACTGACGAGGACATCGAAATCGATGGTACTCAGGATGAATCTACTGGCACTGATGTGCCTGACCCGTACGACAAGGTATACAGTAACCTCCCTGAAGAAACACATATGCTGAAGCCTGTTCCTGACTGCGGTTATTGCACTGCGAAGAAGTTTGAGTACGAGCCACCTGGGTTTTGCTGTCGTGGTgggaaggttgagctagcacCACTCGATACCCCTCCCCAGCTCAGGAGGTTGTGGGATAGTGCAGACTCTGATGCTAAGCACTTTCgtgataacattaggttttttaatggccatttctctttcacttcCCTATACTGTTGCCTCGATAGTATGACAACTAATGTGCGAGATTCTGGTATATACACGTTCCGGGCACAAGGCATGATGTACCACAATATCAAGTCATTCGGTAAGGAAGGTGGGTCGGAGCATAAACATCTAGAGCTTTACTTTTACGATGACGATCCCAGTCTCGAGCATCGGTACCGTAAGTGTCGTGAAGAACAGCTTCAGAAAGACAAAGATGTTATTAAACAGATAGTTGGCATACTCCATGGAAACCCGTACTCCGAGCACCTTAGGAGCATGGGCCATGTTGAGAACCTTGATGACTATCATATCGCATTGAACCTTGACCAGACTTTGAACCAGAAGACATATAACACGCCTCTCACTTCGGAGGTGGCCGCTGTATGGATCGAGGGGAGCGAACGGCGAGGCCAGTTCAGCAAGAGTGTTATGTTACATgggaaggataggtcaagccacggCATCCGCTCATACCATGGATGCTACGATGCACTATCGTATCCACTGTTCTTCCctaaaggtgaacttggatggcatgcaaATATCCCAAAGGTTGGTGTATCCATGGATGAAGTGGATGCATACCGTGCGACACATAGGGCAAATAATTCAAACGATGAAGATGCAGGTTAG